The following coding sequences lie in one Myxococcus xanthus genomic window:
- a CDS encoding phage baseplate assembly protein V — protein sequence MTDTAHSQEHRLLGAMLGTYLAKVVSVEDPEHLARVQVRLLTAPEGLADADVALWARVAVPFSGSGWGALFLPDKDDEVAVVFAGGDPRQPLVVGGLWNGSARPPETPGGKRVDRYVIKARNGSRIAIVEASEGTAQITLEVPGGVSATLSQSSGGEITLEAAGNTVTLASQGVTVRAATTVSVTASEVEVSAGQVTVNAAMSSFTGIVKCDVLQTNSVMGVTYTPGAGNVW from the coding sequence ATGACCGACACCGCACACTCGCAGGAGCACCGCCTGCTTGGCGCCATGCTCGGTACCTATCTGGCGAAGGTCGTGTCCGTGGAGGACCCCGAACACCTGGCGCGCGTTCAAGTCCGCCTGCTCACCGCGCCCGAGGGCCTGGCCGATGCGGACGTGGCCTTGTGGGCGCGCGTCGCCGTGCCGTTCTCCGGCAGTGGCTGGGGCGCGCTCTTCCTCCCGGACAAGGATGACGAGGTGGCCGTGGTCTTCGCCGGCGGAGACCCTCGCCAGCCGCTCGTCGTGGGGGGCCTGTGGAACGGGAGCGCCCGTCCGCCGGAGACACCCGGTGGAAAGCGCGTGGACCGCTACGTCATCAAGGCCCGGAACGGCAGCCGCATCGCCATCGTCGAAGCGAGCGAGGGCACCGCGCAAATCACCCTGGAAGTCCCCGGAGGCGTGAGCGCCACGCTGAGCCAGTCCAGCGGGGGCGAGATCACGCTGGAAGCAGCAGGCAACACCGTCACGCTCGCCTCGCAGGGCGTCACCGTCCGGGCCGCGACCACGGTGTCCGTCACCGCCAGTGAGGTGGAGGTGAGCGCCGGTCAGGTCACGGTCAACGCGGCGATGTCGTCCTTCACGGGCATCGTGAAGTGCGACGTGTTGCAGACCAACTCGGTGATGGGCGTGACGTACACGCCAGGGGCGGGCAACGTATGGTGA